Proteins from a genomic interval of Papaver somniferum cultivar HN1 chromosome 4, ASM357369v1, whole genome shotgun sequence:
- the LOC113275064 gene encoding uncharacterized protein LOC113275064 — protein MMRTDDEGTNPPVKSLRDYMYPTRVSQLSCIILPTATTTYEIRASAIQALPNFYGKENENPYYHIRDFEELCGRMKFKDLSDEFLKLRLFPLSLKDKAKSWLNALSPSSISTWNDMINIFLHKFFPRHKTTAIRQKLYSFSQQEGECLYDYLERFHDLLLQCPHHGLDTPRLISILYEGLDYKTVTTVESLCSGNFLDKSAEEGYKILHEIAGKIQEWEAREPIRSVASSEGVHIVDNEFDYEAKFSILTRRLESLERNAKVKPVECITHASSIPSDCTNQRIPSLEESMSLFMQATQRYMVNLQQQLNELANQLNERDKDQFQSQIQPHPKGSFEVSTSGAKPTHHVQAVTTLRSG, from the coding sequence ATGATGAGAACAGATGATGAGGGTACGAACCCTCCGGTTAAAAGTTTGAGAGACTATATGTACCCTACTAGAGTCTCTCAACTTTCTTGTATTATTTTGCCTACCGCCACAACAACCTATGAAATTAGAGCAAGCGCCATTCAAGCACTTCCTAATTTCTATGGTAAGGAGAATGAAAATCCTTACTACCACATTAGAGATTTTGAAGAATTGTGTGGTAGAATGAAGTTCAAGGACTTATCTGATGAGTTTCTTAAACTTAGGTTGTTTCCTTTGTCTTTGAAGGATAAGGCAAAATCTTGGCTGAATGCATTATCTCCTTCATCAATTAGTACTTGGAATGACATGATTAATATATTCTTGCATAAATTCTTTCCTAGGCATAAAACTACTGCCATTCGTCAAAAATTATATAGTTTTTCGCAACAAGAAGGAGAATGTCTTTATGATTATTTAGAGAGGTTTCATGATCTCTTGTtacaatgtccacaccatggattggATACTCCTAGGCTCATATCGATCCTTTATGAGGGATTAGATTACAAAACAGTGACTACGGTAGAATCACTTTGTAGTGGGAATTTCCTTGATAAGAGTGCCGAAGAAGGTTACAAAATTTTGCATGAAATAGCTGGAAAAATCCAAGAGTGGGAGGCTAGAGAACCCATAAGATCAGTAGCTAGTAGTGAAGGGGTTCACATAGTTGATAATGAATTCGACTATGAGGCCAAGTTTTCCATTTTGACACGACGACTTGAGTCGTTAGAAAGAAATGCTAAAGTCAAGCCTGTTGAGTGTATTACGCATGCATCTTCTATTCCTAGTGATTGTACTAATCAAAGAATTCCTAGTTTGGAAGAAAGTATGAGTTTGTTTATGCAGGCTACTCAAAGATATATGGTGAACTTACAGCAACAGCTAAATGAGCTAGCCAACCAACTGAATGAGCGAGACAAGGATCAGTTCCAGAGTCAAATACAGCCTCACCCTAAAGGTTCTTTTGAGGTAAGCACATCTGGTGCTAAGCCAACTCATCATGTCCAGGCCGTCACTACTCTCAGAAGTGGATGA